In the genome of Candidatus Hydrogenedentota bacterium, one region contains:
- a CDS encoding iron ABC transporter permease, whose translation MKSHKTILILGVCALCVLMASPFIGVTPLSLEGILSPCGDSVSSLVFWRIRVPRTLTAFLAGGGLALGGMAFQALFRNPLATPFTLGVSGGAAFGAALYIRLGLVFALLGISGMTWFAFAGAAIITLVVYGLTRSRGGFATPVLLLAGVALSFFLSSMILALQYSASLHDSFQLVRWLMGGLGMVGYNAVFTLLPLVLSAALILALLIQELNLLALGEELAMSRGLNASYIRKLIFFVVSMLVGGIVSVCGPIGFVGMMAPHICRLLVGPDHRRLFPAAFLFGGMFLTLCDVPARVLFAPAEIPVGVITAMIGGPFFLYLLFRRDARHLFQ comes from the coding sequence ATGAAGAGCCATAAAACAATTTTGATTTTGGGGGTATGCGCCCTATGCGTCTTGATGGCGTCACCTTTTATAGGCGTAACGCCCCTATCCCTTGAAGGCATCTTATCGCCCTGTGGAGATAGCGTTTCGTCTTTGGTTTTTTGGCGGATTCGTGTGCCCCGTACGCTGACGGCCTTTCTGGCAGGCGGCGGACTGGCGCTGGGGGGGATGGCCTTTCAAGCCTTGTTTCGAAATCCTCTTGCAACCCCTTTCACGCTGGGTGTTTCAGGGGGCGCGGCTTTTGGCGCCGCCTTGTATATACGCTTGGGGTTGGTCTTTGCGCTCCTCGGCATCTCCGGTATGACATGGTTTGCTTTCGCCGGAGCCGCAATAATAACCCTAGTGGTTTACGGGCTGACCCGGTCGCGGGGCGGTTTTGCGACGCCCGTATTGTTATTGGCCGGCGTGGCGTTGAGCTTTTTTTTGTCCAGTATGATTCTTGCGCTGCAATACAGTGCCAGCCTCCACGATTCTTTTCAACTGGTACGCTGGCTCATGGGCGGCCTGGGCATGGTGGGCTACAACGCTGTATTTACGCTTTTGCCCTTGGTCCTTTCCGCTGCTCTTATTCTTGCTTTGTTAATCCAAGAATTAAATCTCCTTGCGCTGGGAGAAGAGCTTGCTATGAGCCGCGGCCTTAATGCTTCCTATATCCGTAAACTGATCTTTTTTGTCGTGTCTATGCTTGTAGGCGGTATTGTGTCGGTCTGTGGGCCCATTGGTTTTGTAGGCATGATGGCGCCTCACATTTGCCGGCTTTTGGTGGGGCCGGATCATCGCCGTCTTTTCCCCGCCGCCTTTCTTTTTGGAGGCATGTTCCTCACTCTTTGCGATGTGCCGGCCCGTGTCCTTTTCGCGCCCGCTGAAATACCCGTTGGCGTAATTACCGCCATGATTGGCGGCCCCTTCTTCTTGTATTTACTTTTTCGACGTGACGCGCGCCATTTGTTTCAGTAG
- a CDS encoding PTS sugar transporter subunit IIA, which translates to MMNTILDALQEGRLFELPDNDKTDALQFLAHIIEAFPEIPASTDVYGHVMEREEMTNTALGKGWACPHARLPFDENIMCVIGWSPTGIDYGAPDGLPVSMVIMYLVPENQRNQYLREISLLAKAVQNYPGLEQFRQAEDLDSIRNYLLDLIDATKASVSTDTRARMIRLQAKVVPDGPAFQDLSNLVVEPITLVSGVSGNPVVLPQNPEFLDQFSANREIADKINTDGMYQNGGWRIMRRNSTAYQGGMMAHECIAVKLIPQ; encoded by the coding sequence ATGATGAATACTATTTTAGATGCCCTTCAAGAAGGAAGACTTTTTGAATTACCTGATAACGACAAAACAGACGCGTTGCAATTTCTTGCCCATATCATTGAAGCCTTTCCGGAAATTCCCGCCTCGACTGATGTCTATGGGCATGTCATGGAACGGGAGGAAATGACCAATACAGCGCTTGGCAAAGGATGGGCGTGTCCTCATGCGCGGCTGCCTTTCGACGAAAATATCATGTGCGTCATCGGATGGAGTCCCACAGGCATAGATTACGGCGCTCCGGACGGGCTGCCCGTATCCATGGTTATCATGTATCTCGTTCCTGAGAATCAGCGTAACCAGTACCTGCGCGAAATTTCGCTCCTCGCCAAAGCAGTACAGAATTATCCGGGCCTTGAGCAATTTCGCCAAGCCGAAGATCTTGATTCCATCCGTAACTATCTGCTCGATCTTATTGACGCAACAAAAGCTTCCGTCAGTACCGATACACGGGCAAGAATGATCCGATTACAAGCCAAGGTCGTGCCCGATGGTCCCGCCTTTCAAGATCTCTCCAATCTGGTCGTCGAGCCGATCACCCTCGTTTCAGGTGTAAGCGGGAATCCTGTTGTCTTGCCGCAGAATCCGGAATTCTTGGATCAATTCAGCGCCAATCGCGAAATCGCTGATAAGATCAATACGGACGGTATGTATCAAAATGGTGGGTGGCGTATCATGCGCAGGAACAGCACTGCCTATCAAGGCGGTATGATGGCCCATGAGTGTATCGCCGTTAAATTGATTCCTCAATAA